A genomic region of Alligator mississippiensis isolate rAllMis1 chromosome 4, rAllMis1, whole genome shotgun sequence contains the following coding sequences:
- the MRPL45 gene encoding large ribosomal subunit protein mL45 — MAAPMQRGLVRLPLRVCLQGAESLLSPIRLAQSSLVVPVRTKKRPFLPPRVNTKYTTPEEQKGKIRASGIVIPHEKLERSITLACTASIFDPYIPPEGDARLSSLSKETLKQRAVQLKQSTISQLAIRKVKQYDPNFSSKTFPEMAQKIFIEAHDCLTNFNKNKLHSLVTERCYPEMVRGNRYKTIRWSFVESLEPPRTVQIRHFTMVNKDNLYGQVTVRMHTRQTLAIYDRFGRLMYGAEDVPKDVLEYVVFERHFVNPYSSWRLHGKIVPSWAPPKDPITKTVMIPGPDLDPSQEFDELQHEIPKPEQMQ, encoded by the exons ATGGCGGCGCCCATGCAGCGCGGGTTGGTTCGGCTGCCCCTCCGGGTTTGCCTGCAG GGTGCAGAATCCTTACTCAGTCCTATTCGGCTGGCTCAGTCCTCTCTTGTGGTCCCAGTGAGAACAAAGAAGCGTCCTTTTTTGCCCCCACGTGTTAATACAAAGTATACAACTCCAGAAGAACAGAAGGGGAAAATCAGAGCATCAGGGATTGTGATCCCTCATGAGAAACTGGAACGCTCTATAACTCTGGCCTGCACAG CTTCTATTTTTGACCCTTACATCCCTCCTGAAGGTGATGCTCGCTTGTCTTCCCTGTCTAAGGAGACGCTGAAACAAAGGGCAGTGCAGCTCAAGCAAAGTACCATTTCACAATTAGC GATACGGAAGGTGAAACAATATGATCCCAACTTCAGCTCCAAAACCTTCCCAGAGATGGCGCAGAAGATATTTATTGAAGCCCATGATTGCCTAACCAA TTTTAACAAGAACAAGCTTCATTCTTTGGTGACTGAACGTTGCTACCCG GAAATGGTACGTGGGAACAGATACAAGACCATCCGTTGGAGCTTTGTGGAGTCGTTGGAGCCTCCGAGGACAGTTCAAATCCGACATTTCACTATGGTGAACAAAGACAACCTTTATGGGCAGGTGACAGTACGCATGCACACCCGACAG ACCTTGGCGATTTATGATCGGTTTGGACGGCTAATGTATGGTGCAGAGGATGTGCCAAAAGATGTTCTGGAGTATGTTGTATTTGAGAGGCACTTCGTCAACCCTTACAGCTCTTGGCGGCTACATGGCAAGATAGTGCCATCCTGGGCTCCACCAAAGGACCCCATTACTAAG ACGGTGATGATCCCTGGCCCAGACTTGGATCCCTCACAAGAATTTGATGAGCTCCAGCATGAAATTCCAAAGCCTGAGCAGATGCAATAA